A stretch of the Sulfurospirillum sp. UCH001 genome encodes the following:
- a CDS encoding class I SAM-dependent methyltransferase, producing MKCKICDCDTKSFNDPQLNKHYYHCLNCDCIALDPTYFLSLEKENALYNNHQNSLENSGYVKMFEDFLDYFWDDLSNKERSLDFGSGPTPVLSQLLHKRGTYVDCYDKFYQPIKCFENQSYDFITSTEVFEHLDDPQATLTLLANHLKPKGIIALMTLFHQNEQEHFLKWWYRRDPTHIIFYTPRTLEILAKKCGLALIKTDGKRIAVLQKR from the coding sequence ATGAAATGTAAAATTTGCGATTGCGATACAAAATCTTTTAACGATCCACAGCTTAACAAACACTATTATCATTGCCTAAATTGCGATTGTATTGCACTTGATCCAACGTATTTTCTCTCTTTAGAAAAAGAAAATGCGCTTTATAACAACCATCAAAATTCACTTGAAAACAGTGGTTATGTGAAGATGTTTGAAGATTTTTTAGATTATTTTTGGGATGATCTTTCAAACAAAGAAAGATCGCTTGATTTTGGCTCAGGTCCAACACCTGTACTTAGCCAATTGCTCCACAAAAGAGGTACTTATGTCGATTGTTATGATAAGTTTTATCAACCTATAAAGTGTTTTGAAAACCAAAGTTATGATTTTATCACCTCAACGGAAGTCTTTGAGCACTTAGATGATCCACAAGCAACACTTACTCTTTTAGCGAATCATTTAAAACCTAAGGGTATCATCGCACTCATGACACTATTTCATCAAAATGAACAAGAACACTTTTTGAAATGGTGGTATCGCAGAGATCCTACGCATATTATTTTTTATACACCAAGAACACTTGAAATCTTGGCAAAAAAATGTGGATTAGCGTTGATTAAAACGGATGGAAAACGTATAGCAGTATTGCAAAAGAGATAG
- a CDS encoding ABC transporter substrate-binding protein: MRKLLGVLLVVLALLLPYYISNTKFQGDVIRLGMSGPFSGGLNSVGNEFLLGAEIYLKNLNDHGGVNGRKIEIIAKDDRYEPKIAVENVHELINKEKVFALFGIIGTPVAEAVFPIAIEKRIPFVGAYSGAEFLRNPPNPIVLNARAGDLDEIEKLVQYYADDLKYKRFALFYQNDGYGRAGLNGVKSALAKRNLVLVGEGSYKRNTLSVGNALYEIELCNPEVILMIGSTTPVAEFIKRARKSTKIRKEVQFGLFSFVEPKPLIDLLEGKGAGITFAQVVPSPWTSEVDEVETYRILMRKYYPKEELGHVSLEGYFAARMIAEVFKSLGRDFTKEEFIKALGAFSKTLDETAVSKNRDERCKCLHRVHLSEYVDDDFYSVGKSDER; this comes from the coding sequence ATGCGTAAACTTCTTGGAGTTCTCCTTGTAGTATTAGCCCTTTTACTACCTTACTATATCTCCAATACTAAATTTCAAGGTGATGTTATACGTTTAGGCATGAGTGGACCTTTTAGTGGTGGGCTTAATAGCGTTGGAAATGAATTTTTACTTGGTGCCGAAATCTATCTAAAAAATCTTAATGATCATGGCGGCGTGAATGGTAGGAAAATAGAGATCATTGCAAAAGATGATCGATATGAACCTAAAATTGCTGTTGAAAATGTTCATGAGCTTATTAATAAAGAGAAAGTGTTTGCTTTATTTGGGATTATTGGTACACCTGTAGCAGAAGCTGTTTTCCCTATTGCTATTGAAAAACGCATTCCTTTTGTGGGTGCATATTCAGGTGCAGAGTTTTTACGAAATCCCCCTAACCCTATCGTTTTAAATGCAAGAGCAGGTGATCTTGATGAGATCGAAAAGCTCGTGCAGTACTATGCTGATGATCTAAAATATAAACGTTTTGCGCTGTTTTATCAGAATGATGGTTATGGAAGAGCTGGGCTAAATGGTGTTAAGAGTGCGCTTGCAAAGCGCAATTTAGTACTCGTTGGTGAGGGAAGTTATAAGAGAAATACACTCTCCGTAGGTAATGCACTTTATGAAATTGAATTGTGTAATCCAGAAGTTATTTTAATGATAGGCTCAACAACTCCTGTTGCAGAATTTATTAAACGCGCTCGAAAGAGCACAAAAATTCGTAAAGAGGTTCAGTTTGGACTTTTCTCTTTTGTTGAACCAAAACCTTTAATTGATCTTTTAGAAGGCAAAGGAGCAGGGATTACCTTTGCGCAAGTCGTTCCTTCCCCTTGGACATCTGAAGTTGATGAAGTAGAGACTTATCGTATTTTGATGCGAAAATATTATCCAAAAGAAGAATTGGGACATGTCTCTTTGGAGGGATATTTTGCGGCACGTATGATTGCGGAAGTCTTTAAAAGTTTAGGGCGTGATTTTACAAAAGAAGAATTTATCAAAGCATTAGGGGCTTTTTCGAAAACCCTTGATGAAACAGCAGTCTCTAAAAACAGAGATGAGCGTTGCAAATGTTTGCATCGTGTACATTTGAGCGAATATGTGGATGATGACTTTTACTCTGTAGGGAAAAGTGATGAGCGCTAA
- a CDS encoding ATP-binding protein: MSANPFNDFMGSIDEMTIAKKTTLLFLIMVVGMLFIGSFAHMSINRIKDNFDILYTKRMLPTIRLENLKDIYTVNILDTIRDIEKGSISAKEGQVVIALAQDLIKIELQEYKNSLGIDESDWLIKLARSWGLMHESRQPYYKTKEDDILTSKIEQKIHTIDGILLKMFSYFETRQGLKAIETLQNELYPSVYSINIDLTGLINLNLDGAKEGYARTAKVYDNTFEWIVVATLGTIAFAALLAIVLLQNIRLLHARLAKMVDAKTQELQQLNRDLELKVQYEVEQSRQKDQIMFRQSRLASMGEMIGNIAHQWRQPLNAIVLIIQSFQMKRMAGLELSDEFIDKQVNEGIQLASLMSRTIDDFRNFFKPNHSEEDFSVKETVLYSLKLIQEYYAKSGIEIFLNCSNDIQISGYPNEFSQVVMNLLSNAKDALEEKEIEEKLIEVVITKEANNAVISVIDNGGGISEEVQDRMFEPYFTTKHKASGTGIGLYMSKQIIEKQMKGSISGTNITYIFQNGKRYEKCAILTILVPLKKKEEK; the protein is encoded by the coding sequence ATGAGCGCTAATCCTTTTAATGATTTTATGGGTAGCATCGATGAGATGACCATCGCGAAAAAGACAACGCTTCTTTTTCTCATTATGGTTGTGGGTATGCTGTTCATTGGTAGTTTTGCACATATGAGTATTAACCGTATTAAAGATAACTTTGATATTTTATATACCAAACGTATGCTTCCTACCATTCGTCTTGAAAACCTCAAAGATATTTATACCGTAAATATCTTGGATACTATTCGAGATATTGAAAAGGGCTCTATTAGCGCAAAAGAGGGACAAGTGGTCATAGCTCTTGCCCAAGATTTAATTAAAATCGAACTGCAAGAGTATAAAAATAGCTTGGGAATTGATGAAAGTGACTGGTTGATTAAGCTAGCGCGTTCATGGGGACTTATGCATGAAAGTCGTCAGCCATACTATAAAACAAAAGAGGATGATATCCTAACTTCTAAAATTGAACAGAAAATACATACCATAGATGGAATTTTGCTCAAAATGTTTAGTTATTTTGAAACAAGACAAGGTTTAAAAGCGATAGAAACGTTGCAAAATGAACTATATCCGAGTGTTTATTCGATCAATATTGATTTAACGGGTCTTATCAATCTCAATCTTGACGGTGCAAAAGAAGGATATGCTAGAACCGCTAAAGTATATGACAATACCTTTGAGTGGATTGTTGTTGCTACACTTGGTACTATCGCTTTTGCGGCACTTCTAGCTATTGTGCTTTTACAAAATATTCGTTTACTTCATGCCAGACTTGCCAAAATGGTTGATGCAAAAACACAAGAGTTACAACAGCTGAACCGCGATCTAGAACTCAAAGTGCAATACGAAGTTGAACAAAGTCGCCAAAAAGATCAGATCATGTTTCGTCAATCAAGACTCGCTTCAATGGGCGAAATGATTGGAAACATTGCACATCAGTGGCGTCAACCGCTGAATGCCATTGTGCTTATTATTCAAAGTTTTCAGATGAAGCGTATGGCAGGATTAGAATTAAGTGATGAATTTATTGATAAGCAGGTCAATGAAGGGATTCAGTTAGCCTCACTGATGTCTCGTACCATTGATGATTTTCGTAATTTCTTCAAACCAAACCATAGCGAAGAAGATTTTAGTGTTAAAGAGACAGTGTTATATAGTCTTAAATTGATACAAGAGTACTACGCAAAATCAGGGATTGAGATTTTTCTAAATTGTAGCAATGATATTCAAATTAGCGGCTATCCTAATGAATTTTCACAAGTAGTTATGAATCTTCTTAGTAATGCCAAAGATGCGCTTGAAGAAAAAGAGATAGAAGAAAAACTCATTGAAGTAGTCATAACAAAAGAAGCAAATAATGCAGTTATCAGTGTGATAGACAATGGTGGAGGGATTAGTGAAGAAGTGCAAGATAGGATGTTTGAACCCTATTTTACAACGAAGCATAAAGCCTCAGGAACAGGTATAGGGCTTTATATGTCCAAGCAGATTATTGAAAAACAGATGAAAGGAAGTATTAGTGGAACGAACATTACCTATATTTTCCAAAATGGCAAACGTTATGAAAAATGTGCGATTCTAACAATTTTAGTACCACTTAAGAAGAAGGAGGAAAAATAA
- a CDS encoding response regulator: MDFNSLKDCVVLYVEDEKSVQMQTQMILRDFVKEVYLASNGEEGLKIALEKDVDIIVTDIVMPVMNGIEMLKKLKKEYNRDIPVIITTAFTETDYLIEAITLKVDGFIMKPINVKDLISNIYTVMLPKLHNKELQGCSFIIEGLAALIGGKKIEILKYIINHLDENKIFNGSYQDIIDNIGVSKPTVVHMFQQLIKVGILEKVKNKMYRFRNTKLIGDQ, translated from the coding sequence ATGGATTTTAATAGTTTAAAAGATTGTGTCGTGTTGTATGTTGAAGATGAAAAATCAGTACAAATGCAAACTCAAATGATTTTAAGAGATTTTGTTAAAGAGGTTTACCTTGCATCAAATGGTGAAGAGGGTCTTAAAATAGCATTAGAGAAAGATGTAGATATTATCGTCACTGATATTGTTATGCCTGTAATGAACGGCATAGAGATGCTCAAAAAACTTAAAAAAGAGTATAACCGAGACATTCCTGTCATCATTACAACAGCGTTTACGGAGACAGATTATTTGATTGAAGCGATTACGCTGAAAGTGGATGGTTTTATTATGAAGCCAATCAATGTTAAAGATTTGATTAGCAATATTTACACCGTTATGCTTCCAAAACTTCACAACAAAGAGTTGCAAGGATGTTCTTTTATTATTGAAGGACTTGCAGCGCTTATTGGTGGTAAAAAGATTGAGATTTTGAAGTATATCATCAACCATTTGGATGAAAATAAGATATTTAATGGTTCGTATCAAGATATTATTGATAATATTGGTGTAAGTAAACCTACCGTTGTACATATGTTTCAACAACTCATTAAAGTAGGTATATTAGAAAAAGTGAAAAATAAAATGTATCGATTCCGCAATACAAAACTCATTGGAGATCAATAA
- a CDS encoding peptidylprolyl isomerase: MKKVVLVLLLGIWSALVASEVVFETTQGKIVFALKPEVAPKACENFEGLVKKGYYDGITFHRIIKNFMIQGGDPTGTGRGGQSIYGQPFEDEFKPNVMFNKAGILAMANAGRNTNGSQFFITTVPTPHLNGRHTIFGEVIEGMDVVHKLENVVTDGRDMPMQPQKILKAYLK; the protein is encoded by the coding sequence ATGAAAAAAGTGGTTTTAGTTTTACTCTTAGGCATTTGGAGTGCTCTTGTAGCAAGTGAAGTTGTGTTTGAAACAACACAAGGAAAGATAGTGTTCGCACTTAAACCTGAAGTGGCACCCAAAGCGTGTGAAAACTTTGAAGGATTAGTCAAGAAAGGGTATTATGATGGCATAACATTTCATCGTATTATTAAAAACTTTATGATTCAAGGTGGCGATCCTACTGGAACAGGTCGAGGTGGGCAGTCTATCTATGGTCAACCGTTTGAAGATGAGTTCAAACCCAATGTTATGTTTAATAAAGCAGGCATCCTAGCAATGGCAAATGCAGGTCGCAATACCAATGGAAGTCAATTTTTTATCACCACTGTTCCTACACCACATTTGAATGGAAGACATACAATTTTTGGTGAAGTGATTGAGGGAATGGATGTTGTGCATAAGCTTGAAAATGTTGTAACTGATGGTAGAGATATGCCAATGCAACCACAAAAAATTCTCAAAGCGTATTTAAAATAA
- a CDS encoding P-II family nitrogen regulator, which translates to MKKIEAIIKPFKLEEVKDALASIEVTGMTVHEVKGYGRQQGHSELYRGAEYVVDFLPKIKLDIVVADENVDKVIATITEAAKTGKIGDGKIFVSDIQRIIRIRTGEENEDAI; encoded by the coding sequence ATGAAAAAGATCGAAGCAATTATTAAACCTTTTAAACTTGAAGAGGTCAAAGATGCTCTTGCTAGTATTGAAGTAACAGGTATGACTGTGCATGAAGTAAAAGGTTATGGCAGACAGCAAGGACACTCTGAACTTTATCGTGGTGCTGAGTATGTGGTTGACTTTTTACCTAAAATTAAACTTGACATTGTTGTTGCTGATGAAAATGTAGACAAAGTGATTGCAACCATTACTGAAGCTGCAAAGACTGGTAAAATCGGCGATGGCAAGATTTTTGTAAGTGATATTCAAAGAATTATTCGTATTAGAACAGGTGAAGAAAACGAAGACGCGATCTAA
- a CDS encoding ammonium transporter, translated as MDVSHIQYVIDTFFLLFASVLIIFMVPGFAMLEAGLVRSKNVSAVLTGNVMLYAITSFIFLLWGYNLMFGGSGFFLKGVAVEGYSAYAYFFFQMAFVSKTVSIMSGGVSERIRIIPFMIFAVLMSGFIYPMVGNAIWGGGFLKDVHDLAGCTVIHSVGGWALFAGILVLGARRGKYSKEGHVRAIPASNIPLVTLGGMLLWIGWFGFNGGSAFNISSPEKADLVGSIIVNTNTAGLAGAIIAAFIVYFQYKKLDITMILNGALGGLVAITASADVVGLWEPIVIGAVGGALVVFAVPLFDKFQIDDPVGALSVHLVNGIWGTIAVALFADFSLLTQLKGIVLTGLFTFPVSYIAFVIIKKAIGLRSDEEHEYVGLDLEECGLEAYPEFVKSKV; from the coding sequence ATGGATGTATCTCATATTCAATATGTTATTGACACTTTCTTTCTCCTTTTTGCTTCCGTTTTGATTATTTTCATGGTTCCTGGCTTTGCCATGCTTGAAGCAGGGCTTGTCCGTAGTAAAAACGTTTCGGCAGTGCTTACTGGCAATGTGATGCTTTATGCTATTACCTCATTTATCTTTTTGCTTTGGGGATATAACCTTATGTTTGGAGGCAGTGGCTTTTTCTTAAAAGGCGTTGCTGTTGAAGGGTACAGTGCCTATGCTTATTTTTTCTTCCAGATGGCATTTGTGAGTAAAACAGTCTCCATTATGAGTGGTGGTGTGAGCGAGCGTATTCGTATTATCCCCTTTATGATTTTTGCAGTTTTAATGAGTGGATTTATCTATCCTATGGTTGGTAATGCTATTTGGGGTGGAGGATTTTTAAAAGACGTTCATGATCTTGCAGGATGTACTGTCATTCACTCTGTAGGCGGGTGGGCATTATTTGCTGGTATCTTGGTTTTAGGTGCTCGTCGTGGAAAATACAGTAAAGAAGGGCATGTTAGAGCAATTCCCGCGTCTAATATACCTTTAGTCACTCTTGGTGGGATGCTTCTTTGGATTGGTTGGTTCGGTTTTAACGGCGGAAGTGCATTTAATATATCGAGTCCTGAAAAAGCAGATCTTGTAGGTTCTATTATTGTAAATACCAATACAGCAGGGCTTGCTGGTGCGATTATCGCAGCGTTTATTGTCTATTTTCAGTATAAGAAACTTGATATTACGATGATTCTCAATGGGGCTCTTGGTGGACTCGTCGCCATTACTGCAAGTGCTGATGTGGTAGGTCTTTGGGAACCAATCGTTATTGGTGCTGTTGGTGGTGCATTGGTTGTTTTTGCTGTTCCTCTGTTTGATAAATTTCAGATTGATGATCCAGTAGGTGCGCTTTCTGTTCACCTAGTAAATGGTATATGGGGAACAATTGCAGTAGCTCTTTTTGCTGATTTTTCACTTCTTACACAACTTAAAGGCATTGTATTAACAGGGCTTTTCACTTTCCCTGTCTCTTATATTGCGTTTGTGATTATCAAAAAAGCGATTGGTCTTAGAAGCGATGAAGAGCATGAATATGTGGGACTTGATCTTGAAGAGTGTGGTTTGGAAGCATATCCTGAGTTTGTTAAATCAAAAGTCTAA
- a CDS encoding aldo/keto reductase — MEYRYIGKSGLRVTPICMGTMSFGSWSDKKESFKILDTAFDRGINFFDTAELYPVPPKESYAGVTEEIISEWLATKPRESIILASKIAGAANGWFVPPIRHGYTAIDRFHIQKAIEGSLKRLKTDYIDLYQVHWPDEIVPKEESMRALDELVKSGKVRYIGTSNDTAYGLTKSNTISQYEKLSRFESIQNNFSLLNPRFLDELANVCRKEKVSLLPYSPIAGGVLSGKYNQAFIDPKTRFGEYLHAGEPRQKAMYKRFVNDKTVTATAKYIEIAQKYGMSPVTLAVSWSMHFDFVASTIIGARYATQLEESFKAFEIKLTPEILNECEKVQKEILYPMG; from the coding sequence ATGGAATATCGTTACATTGGGAAAAGTGGTCTTAGAGTTACCCCTATTTGCATGGGAACCATGAGTTTTGGCAGTTGGAGCGACAAAAAAGAGTCTTTTAAAATTCTTGATACGGCATTTGATCGCGGTATTAATTTTTTTGATACTGCTGAGCTTTACCCCGTTCCTCCCAAAGAGAGTTATGCTGGAGTTACTGAAGAAATTATCAGTGAATGGCTTGCCACAAAGCCTCGTGAAAGCATCATACTTGCGAGCAAAATCGCAGGTGCTGCAAATGGTTGGTTTGTACCCCCTATTCGCCATGGGTATACAGCAATCGATCGTTTTCACATTCAAAAAGCGATTGAAGGAAGTTTAAAACGCCTTAAAACAGACTACATCGACCTTTACCAAGTTCACTGGCCGGATGAAATTGTTCCTAAAGAAGAATCCATGCGAGCCCTCGATGAACTCGTAAAATCAGGAAAAGTACGCTACATCGGTACGTCTAACGACACCGCTTATGGACTTACCAAATCAAACACAATTTCACAGTATGAAAAACTTTCTCGCTTCGAGTCCATCCAAAATAACTTTTCTCTCCTAAACCCACGATTTTTAGATGAGCTTGCCAACGTCTGCCGTAAAGAAAAAGTTTCTCTACTTCCTTATTCTCCTATAGCGGGTGGTGTTTTAAGTGGAAAATACAATCAAGCCTTTATCGACCCAAAAACACGTTTTGGAGAATACTTGCATGCAGGAGAGCCTAGACAAAAAGCCATGTATAAGCGTTTTGTAAATGATAAAACCGTTACCGCGACAGCTAAATATATAGAAATTGCACAAAAATACGGTATGAGCCCTGTAACGCTTGCCGTGAGCTGGAGCATGCATTTTGATTTTGTGGCTTCAACGATTATTGGAGCGCGCTATGCAACACAGTTAGAAGAGAGCTTCAAAGCCTTTGAAATAAAATTAACACCTGAGATTTTAAACGAGTGTGAGAAAGTTCAAAAAGAGATTTTGTATCCAATGGGATAA
- the pyrC gene encoding dihydroorotase: protein MTHTLISPLDMHLHVRDEVMLKVVAPLSAHSFSGGIIMPNIIPPITTIEAAIAYKERIINAIGNNVFEPLMTLFFRSDYTREFLKKASSHVKALKLYPSGITTNSEGGVASMDIETLRPVLEVMSELGLILCVHGETNGFVMDREKEFGSIYESLASAFPKLKIVMEHITSKESVALLDKYENLYATITLHHLLITLDDVAGGMLQPHLFCKPIAKRYEDRDALLKVALEAHPKVMFGSDSAPHPIHKKECCGCAAGVFTAPIALQVLVELFEKHNALASLQAFVSNNAQTIYAYKPPYKEVVLEKKPFQVTHSYGDVVPMFANETLSWSIKHVL, encoded by the coding sequence ATGACCCATACTCTTATTTCCCCTTTAGATATGCACTTACATGTACGTGACGAAGTCATGCTCAAAGTAGTTGCACCTTTGAGTGCCCATAGTTTTTCAGGTGGAATTATTATGCCAAATATTATTCCTCCTATTACAACAATTGAAGCGGCAATTGCGTATAAAGAGCGCATTATAAATGCTATTGGAAATAATGTGTTTGAGCCTTTGATGACACTTTTCTTTCGCAGCGATTATACGCGAGAGTTTTTAAAAAAAGCTTCTTCACATGTCAAAGCACTTAAGCTTTATCCTTCAGGTATTACAACCAATTCTGAAGGCGGTGTAGCAAGTATGGATATTGAAACATTGCGTCCTGTTTTAGAAGTTATGAGTGAGTTAGGACTCATTTTATGTGTACATGGTGAAACAAATGGCTTTGTCATGGACAGAGAAAAAGAGTTTGGTTCTATTTATGAAAGTCTAGCATCGGCATTTCCAAAACTGAAAATCGTAATGGAACATATAACATCCAAAGAGAGTGTTGCTCTTTTAGATAAATATGAAAATCTTTACGCAACCATTACGTTGCATCATTTGTTGATTACTCTCGATGATGTTGCTGGAGGAATGCTTCAACCCCATCTTTTTTGTAAACCAATTGCAAAACGCTATGAGGATCGTGATGCTCTTTTAAAAGTAGCTCTTGAAGCACATCCTAAAGTAATGTTTGGGAGTGATTCTGCGCCACATCCTATTCATAAAAAAGAGTGTTGTGGTTGTGCTGCGGGTGTTTTTACTGCACCTATTGCGTTGCAAGTTTTAGTGGAGTTATTTGAAAAACATAACGCATTAGCTTCGTTACAAGCATTTGTGAGTAACAATGCACAAACAATTTATGCCTACAAACCCCCTTATAAAGAGGTTGTTTTAGAAAAAAAACCATTTCAAGTAACACACAGTTATGGTGATGTTGTCCCTATGTTTGCAAACGAAACACTCAGTTGGAGTATCAAACATGTCTTATAA
- a CDS encoding response regulator transcription factor translates to MSYKILILEDNTLLLQTLEDFLNEHGYECTLVKSGKEALKQCFEHKFDLYLLDVKVPDMNGFEFLQSLRSSGDHTPAIFVTSLNDQESLTKGFMLGGDDYIKKPFELSELLLRIKALLARAKGIVDDWLIIDEVYKLNLARKRLFYKHEELDINLKDFELLYLLVKERGKVVTKEMIHECLWSSSEEINEGSIRVYINNLKKIFGKDVILNIRGIGYRFEK, encoded by the coding sequence ATGTCTTATAAAATTCTCATTTTAGAAGATAATACACTTCTTCTTCAAACACTTGAAGATTTTTTAAATGAGCATGGATATGAATGTACATTAGTGAAGAGTGGGAAAGAGGCTTTAAAACAATGTTTTGAGCATAAGTTTGATCTTTATCTCTTAGATGTTAAAGTTCCAGATATGAATGGTTTTGAGTTCCTCCAATCACTGAGAAGCTCAGGAGACCATACTCCTGCCATTTTTGTAACATCATTGAACGATCAAGAAAGTCTGACCAAAGGGTTTATGCTTGGAGGAGATGATTATATTAAAAAACCATTTGAATTAAGTGAATTACTGCTTCGTATCAAAGCACTTTTAGCCAGGGCAAAAGGCATTGTGGATGATTGGCTCATTATTGATGAGGTATATAAATTAAATTTGGCACGCAAACGCCTTTTTTACAAGCATGAAGAGCTTGATATCAATCTTAAAGATTTTGAACTACTCTATTTGCTAGTCAAAGAACGAGGTAAAGTGGTAACCAAAGAGATGATACATGAGTGTCTTTGGAGCAGTAGTGAGGAGATTAATGAGGGTTCTATTAGAGTCTATATCAATAACCTCAAAAAAATTTTTGGAAAAGATGTCATTTTAAATATTCGGGGAATTGGGTATCGCTTTGAGAAGTAG
- a CDS encoding HAMP domain-containing sensor histidine kinase, with protein MRSSDKIFFIRSIIAFSIAMCLLAAFGILLWEYSGESKIWVIGSIVLASFIGGYLIVSYTLSSLFKTNRFLDILLKDTLHELNIPLSVINANLQMLQAEEDDEKKIKRLGRIDLASKDLYTLYKEVDYYIKKEIQEDVREKFYLDELICGVVEKQKEMADGVEINYDVSHIEIFADKHGLAKVISNLVHNALKYNKDHQAIRIFQEEENLIIQDHGVGMSEAELFLAFDRYYQVDTTKEGYGIGLSLVKAYCDEFKIPLRINSQKNVGTDVILDISHLLNKK; from the coding sequence TTGAGAAGTAGTGATAAAATCTTTTTTATCCGCTCTATCATTGCTTTTAGCATTGCGATGTGTCTTCTTGCCGCTTTTGGAATTCTTTTATGGGAATATTCAGGCGAATCTAAAATCTGGGTTATCGGCTCTATAGTTCTAGCATCATTCATCGGAGGGTATTTAATCGTTTCTTATACACTCTCTTCACTCTTTAAAACGAATCGATTTTTAGATATTTTATTGAAAGATACGCTGCATGAACTCAATATCCCATTATCGGTTATCAATGCTAATCTTCAAATGCTTCAAGCAGAAGAAGATGATGAAAAAAAGATTAAGCGATTAGGTCGCATTGACTTGGCTAGTAAAGATCTTTATACACTTTATAAAGAGGTTGATTATTACATCAAAAAAGAGATTCAAGAAGATGTGCGAGAAAAGTTTTATCTTGATGAACTTATTTGCGGTGTTGTTGAAAAACAAAAAGAGATGGCCGATGGCGTAGAAATTAACTATGATGTTTCTCATATAGAAATATTTGCTGATAAACATGGTTTGGCAAAAGTAATTTCTAACTTGGTGCATAATGCGCTGAAATATAATAAAGATCATCAAGCAATTCGTATTTTTCAAGAAGAAGAGAATTTAATTATTCAAGATCATGGTGTGGGAATGAGTGAAGCAGAGCTTTTCTTAGCCTTTGATCGTTACTATCAGGTCGATACAACGAAAGAGGGATATGGTATAGGGTTGAGCTTAGTTAAGGCGTATTGTGATGAATTTAAAATCCCTTTACGTATTAATTCGCAAAAAAATGTTGGAACCGATGTTATTTTAGATATTTCACACCTTCTAAATAAAAAATGA